From Malaya genurostris strain Urasoe2022 chromosome 2, Malgen_1.1, whole genome shotgun sequence:
ACGAAAAGAATTTTCTCAATAACTATGTATCCTGAGTTCATTTATCGTATGACAAAGGCATACAAAAGAGAAACAAAAATTCTGCAGGAAGCCCGATTGTTATCGACAAAAGTGATGGATGCTCGAAAAGCAGATTCAATTACGGCTTCTAGTCGTGACACACAATCCGATTCTGGCCTGAATGGCAAGAAACCACAGATTTTCTTGGATAAACTACTAGAGTTGGCAAAGGAAAACGATCAGTTTTTGAAAGAAGATATTCCGGAACATCTGGATACGATCATATTTGCTGGAAACGACACAACTGCAACTACTATGAGTAATATATTGCTGATGTTGGCTATTCATCCTGATATTCAAGAACGAGTctaccaggaagtgatggaagctTGTCCCGAAGAAAACCAATTTGTTTCAATAGAAGATGTTGCAAAGCTGTCTTACACGGAGATGGTTTGCAAAGAGGCAATGAGACTGTATCCCGTAGGTGCTGCTATTGGGAGAGTAGCAACAAGTGATATCAAGCTTGACGGTATtttctcatcaaaatatttcAGAACTGATCAAAATTGTTGAAAGCTACATAATCTGTTTACAGATCGCAACACCATCCCAGCAAACGCAGTAATAGTCTGTGGCATCTATCAAGTCCACATGGATCCAAAGCAATGGGGTCCAAACACGGATAAATTTAATCCGGATCGATTTCTTCCGGAGAATGTAGCAAGAAGACACCCGTACGCGTTCCTTCCGTTTAGCGGTGGACCTCGGAACTGCTTAGGTATCAGATATGCTTGGCTTTCGATGAAAATCATGATCGTACATTTGCTAAGAAAGTATCGTCTCACCACATCCTTGACAATGGACGACGTTGTCATAAAATTCACGGTTCTTTTAAAAGTGGCAAACGGCTGTCAGATCGCGCTGGAGAAGCGTTAGAAAATCTCGGAGGAAGGAAAAGCACAGAAGCGTAGAAGATCAGCCAGAAGTTCCTAATAAATATGTGTAAATAAATAGAATTAAAAGTGATTTTACTGCTGTACTACGGATACAAGGCCTCAAATTCAATgaatcaattttaactaataaaTTAACTTTTTGCTATGCAGCCCAGTCTCTGAGCAGAACGTGGAAATTTTACAACTGTCCAATGAATCCATACaaacatttttacctttctcatatagaaaaactATACAGTCACTGTTAAAACCGATGTTTGAACCGAGTCCcagaggaccgagtgtcatataccatttgactcagttcgtcgagcacgcaaaatgtttgtattaggatgtgtgtgtgtttatgtgtgtgtatatgtggatTCACTGGATTCACtggctggaccaattttcacaaaattaagtttcaaatgagaggtctcttggtcccataaccTTCTACCGAATTTGATATGGATCAAACTTCCGGTTCAATattaataccacttttgtaaaaCGATTTATCTCTTGccccaaaataggcctcagtttcagcgataacttcTTCATTCGAACGAAATTTCTTACTGGCGAGCTTTTTtttaggtctgcgaacagccagtagtcgctgggagccaaatctggcgaatacagtggatgtgggagcaattcgaagttcatttCATATAGCTTTGCCACTGTTTTGAttaacttgtgacacggtgcgttgtcttgatgaaactttttttttcattgccatatgcggtcgatCTTCAAACGCTTCTATAACACTATATTCACCGTTAATGGTATTtcgtttctcaagatagtcgataaatattacaccacgcacatcccaaaataccgaggccataacctttcctgtCGGTTGATGTGCTTTCgagcgctttggacgaggttcaccagttgctgtccacacagatgacgatcgttttgattccggagtgaagtgatgaatccatgtttcatccattgtcacatatcgatgctgaaattccggtttgttacgtttcaaCATGgctaaacactgctcagaatcatcaacacgatcTCGTttgtggtcaacagtgagcaaaagcggcacccactttgaacagaactTTCTCATAGTCATGTAAAGCCAACAcgatcttcacttttcgatcatgcagaacgattttgtggatttttttatgtttccagttgttaccgcctcatttggacgtccacttcgTTCtgaatcatcggtgtctctatgaccacgtttgaagtcagcgaaCCTACGTTTTATCGTTGTTTCTGATGTATCTGAGTCtctataacacttttcaagccattgcttcgcttgaacggtatttttcccatcaagaagcagtgtaaaattaaaacacgaaattggttTTGATcctttgttctgaaaataacaaaagtagcgtaactcatagcacaataactcacaaactaattaaTAGTAAATCattaaattttaacagctgtcttttaaaggttagtactaACTGAGAACAAGGTGTTTGcagtaaaactagcgccatctatgtgctagacccgggacttttcaaAATCACTATCGCTGTATCAGGTGAGATCATCAAATAGATGATGTTAATTAGATGATGACGCCCATAGACAGCAAAAGaggcacaaattaccaacacaagttaacttggtttactctagATCCTTAATTGTACAATGAATCTTTTGATTtgcaccaaagacatcatattaacaagatatccagctctcacatttcccgaacaaatcgttggcaacatcctttttgcgagcatggtgccctcaggcgagttcgcatcgaatctcgtacatagaagtaggggagagaaatgtcaaatacgtgcgcgccaaaacagcagcactgcgcactcatacaattgacatgatatgtgatgccgtgcgatgacgTTGctaaactgaagattgagatcgctccaagctgacagggtctgtttgCACGTAGGCACCACTTTCTGGGTAAAGTGTTGCTAGGAAGAGCAGTTTTTCATACACGCTGATTCTAAACAGGTAACATATTAGTACATCCTACATTCTAACCTTGACTTCATAAGTTTGGTATTAAATATCATATACTTTACATCGGAACTGTACATAACTGTAAATACAACTGTATTTACAAAGCTCTAAGATTTTTAAATAACGAATTAAACAATAGAATATGTTTTACAAATAAAAATCGATACATTTTCTCGCAATAATCCTTttcctatcaggtgtacaactttacttctgccgtttttttccaaaattaaaagctttttttcgaaaaagtgcttacagatgtattattcaaagtattgtccgtcactagcgacaactttctcccatctttccggcaattttcggatcccggttcgaaaaaaggagtcctcttttgacgctatccatgaagcaatccatttttccaactcttcgaaggattgaaaatggtgatctgccaggccgtgtgccatcgaacggaataggtggaagtcggaAGGGGCGAccactggggaatacggcgggtggggcattgtcgtgttggagtatgactttgtcatgtcgctcttgatattgtagccgcttttcttttagcgcgcgactaaggcgcatcagttgctttCGGTagtgatctcctgtgatggtttcatccggttttaagagctcgtagtaaatcagttgaacatctttgaaggtttttctcATCCACCACAatatttgtcttcgacatcgaaatcaccatttttaaaaacgttgaaaccactcccgacacgttcttttactcagagcagcatcaccgtaagtttctgagagcattcgatgtgcttcagctgtattttttttagaattgtaacagaaaagtaaaactcccCGCAAattgcgagaattgggcacataaacagacattttcgagcgtgaataatacgaaaacaagaacaactgtcactgaaacggcgatggcaattcgttaggcactgtacacactcactttaaaggcattatcatctatgtattttaaccagcctcagccggtacagccacctatcggaaaaccgcggaagcaaagttgtacacctgatagatgTCGGCGCTCCCGAGATATCAAGACATAAAATTAAAATCACTTTGTTTCATTGGACCAAAAAAGTCTTTGTTAAATATTATTGGAAAATGATTCAACAACTCAAGAGTAATTGATTTAGCCGTAATATCCTTTTTTTTAGTTTAGAGATAGCCGTTCTAGAGATATTTAGGCATGAAATTCGAAGTAAAGAGATTTTTGTCTAATTTTTGGACAACCCTACTACCCACTTTGTGCTTCTCAAGCGGAGAGAGCATCATACAACTAGTTTAAATGATTTATTCTCACTGAAGACTCATTACTGCGCCCTAATTTGTAATCATTTTCGATGAAAGACCCCGATCATCTGTCATGGCCTGTTCAAAGATTCGTCTAACATGATGAAAAATTATGGGGTGGGACAGCAACAGTTTTCCTAACACGTTATTTGCTGCGATCGGAGGTCACTACTAAGTAATCTTGTATCTACTCAGCAGCTGTTCCAGTGGTAATGGCAATAACATGTACCTCAACGAATTCAGTATACGGAAACGAGAATTAACGCGTGTTTAagacaaaacatttgaaaagcgATGGTATTCATGGCGCATCACAACTCAGAATAAAATCATATTAATTGATTGACACTGATTGAAGAAACAAAGGTTacttaaccaaaaaaaaaacaactttgaattcaattttttctacTAATAATGTTGAATGTTTCTTCTCAGACTAGATTTATTCGCCTTTATTCAGTAATGAAGTATAAAGTATATTCAGAAAGTACTGCGACCAAAAAAAGTAAGACTTACTACTGATTGAGCATAGATTCAACAAGCATTAATTAGATTAACCTCAACATTGAGAACTTCAAGTTCGCACGATTTTAACCACGCTGTTGAAAACAAATCTCATTAATCATGCAGAGAGCAAGTAAACCCCCTCTCAGTACATTTCGACTGGCTCATTTGCATTCTTTTATGTGGAAGTGGAAATCAGTAAATAAGTGCATTTTCCTGcgatttcattcaaaaatatcATTTGCTTGAAAGCCTCAGATGCGATCTTATCGGCGCAAAAACAAACGAAAGAATTTTAGTTCTGATTGGTGCATCAGTCAGTGAAAg
This genomic window contains:
- the LOC131431215 gene encoding cytochrome P450 4c21-like, coding for MWNTPFVYLSAVLIVLAAYYRWSRRKMLACVANMNGPPALPLIGHGYILLKYTSAEVIFENMDKLSSTYPSPLCIHFGPLVHVVVYTPEELQIVFNSPHCLDKSIQYHFLHVSKGIFASPTHIWKGQRKLLNVSFGPANLNSFVSIFNEKSALFTELMQKHVGKGERNFNHEIALCMLDTIYSTAFGVNFDMQRTPDGEYYLGLQEEFLDLITKRIFSITMYPEFIYRMTKAYKRETKILQEARLLSTKVMDARKADSITASSRDTQSDSGLNGKKPQIFLDKLLELAKENDQFLKEDIPEHLDTIIFAGNDTTATTMSNILLMLAIHPDIQERVYQEVMEACPEENQFVSIEDVAKLSYTEMVCKEAMRLYPVGAAIGRVATSDIKLDDRNTIPANAVIVCGIYQVHMDPKQWGPNTDKFNPDRFLPENVARRHPYAFLPFSGGPRNCLGIRYAWLSMKIMIVHLLRKYRLTTSLTMDDVVIKFTVLLKVANGCQIALEKR